A single window of Anomaloglossus baeobatrachus isolate aAnoBae1 chromosome 5, aAnoBae1.hap1, whole genome shotgun sequence DNA harbors:
- the LOC142312396 gene encoding uncharacterized protein LOC142312396, translating into MDMDRDKMMERILHLTLEILFRLTGEDYTVVKKTSSDRCQAPVSEGWGRPLSPITGPPPHPPIHEDINDQKILELTYKMIELLTGEVPIRCQDVTVYFSMEEWEYLEGHKDLYKDVMMENPQPLTSPVLSSKRTTPKRCPRPLLPQDCKQEDPNVPQDHQCEDLNNIIIETYVRGDEWCKEEIPTEDYQDNDTRSSDVKADDCGIIHDTIEDPVNIPDINPALLCKYLSTYPFIQIPYSDLSQIAKQKNGLCRTFINQRTHTRQKPYSCSICGLCFRKKSILANHQKAHTGKKPYSCLDCGKCFAKKSDLAIHQKSHTRQKTFFCSECGKCVSRRSVSHQRSHTGNKPYSCSECVKYFIRKTDIVRCQAKPFSCSECGRCFSQKSKLLTHKRLHIKEKPFSCSVCGKSFIKKLDLAKHQRTHTGKRPFSCSECGKCFSQNSNLLTHQRIHTGEKPFSCSECGRSFSQNSNLLTHQKIHIKEKPFSCSECGKCFTKKSNLVTHQRSHTGEKPFLCSECGKCFSQKSNLVTHQRIHAGWKPFSCSECEKCFSQKSNLVAHQRIHTVEKPFSCSECGKCYSQKSDLVKHRRSHRGQKSFLCTTCGSCFTKNSALIAHQRTHVGKYYNPDMRNVLPTNNFLLNIKELTQESSHFLNDI; encoded by the exons atggatatggacagggacaagatgatggagaggatattacacctcaccctagagatcctcttccggcttactggagag gattacacagtagtgaagaagacctctagtgatcgctgtcaggcccctgtgtctgagggatggggaagacccctgagcccaatcacggggcctccacctcaccccccgatacatgaggacatcaatgaccagaagatcctagaactcacctacaagatgattgagctgctgactggagag gttcctataaggtgtcaggacgtcaccgtctatttctccatggaggagtgggagtatttagaaggacacaaagatctgtacaaggacgtcatgatggagaatccccagcccctcacatcaccag ttctatccagtaagaggacaacaccaaagagatgtccccgtcctcttctcccacaggactgtaaacaagaagatcccaatgttcctcaggatcatcag TGTGAagatctgaataatattattatagAGACATATGTaaggggtgatgagtggtgtaaagaggagattcctacagaagaCTACCAAG ATAACGATACCAGAAGCTCTGATGTTAAAGCAGATGATTGTGGTATCATACATGATACAATTGAAGATCCTGTCAATATCCCTGATATAAATCCAGCCCTCCTGTGTAAATATCTATCAACCTATCCTTTTATACAGATTCCTTATTCTGACTTGTCACAGATTGCTAAACAAAAGAACGGTCTTTGCAGGACGTTTAttaatcaaagaactcacacaaggcagaagccatattcatgttcaataTGTGGACTATGTTTTCGCAAGAAATCAATTCTTGCCAACCATCAAAAAGCTCACACAGggaagaaaccatattcatgtttagattgtgggaaatgttttgccaaGAAATCAGATCTTGCTATACATCAGAAAAGTCACACAAGgcagaaaacatttttttgttctgaatgtgggaaatgtgttAGTCGAAGATCAGTttcacatcagagaagtcacacaggaaaCAAAccttattcatgttctgaatgtgtgaAATATTTTATCAGGAAAACAGATATTGTTAGATGCCAGgcaaagccattttcatgctcagaatgtgggagatgttttagtcAAAAATCAAAACTTCTTACACATAAGAGACTTCACATaaaggaaaagccattttcatgttcagtatgtgggaaatcgTTTATCAAAAAATTGGATCTtgctaaacatcagagaactcacacaggtaagagaccattttcatgttcagaatgtgggaaatgttttagccaaAATTCAAATCTTCTaacacatcaaagaattcacacaggggagaagccattttcatgttctgaatgtgggagatCTTTTAGCCAGAATTCAAATCttcttacacatcagaaaattcacataaaggaaaagccattttcatgttcagaatgcggaaaatgttttaccaagaaatcaaatcttgttacacatcagagaagtcacacaggcgagaagccatttttatgttcagagtgtgggaaatgtttcagcCAAAAAtcgaatcttgttacacatcagagaattcatgcagggtggaaaccattttcatgttctgaatgcgAGAAATGTTTTAGCCAAAAATCAAATCTTGtggcacatcagagaattcacacagtggagaagccattttcatgttctgaatgtgggaaatgttattctcaaaaatcagatcttgttaaacatcggAGGAGTCACAGAGGGCAAAAGTCATTTTTATGTACAACGTGTGGAAGTTGTTTCACCAAAAACTCAGCTCTAAttgcacatcaaagaactcacgttGGAAAATATTATAATCCAGACATGAGAAATGTTTTACCCACTAATAACTTCTTATTAAACATCAAAGAACTTACACAAGAAAGTAGTCATTTTTTAAATGACATATAG